The following are encoded in a window of Tessaracoccus flavescens genomic DNA:
- a CDS encoding peptidylprolyl isomerase translates to MSTATLHTNRGDIVIELFADHAPKTVENFVGLAGGTKEFRDPVTGEQTTANFYDGVPFHRVIDGFMIQGGDRRGDGTGEPGYTFADEFHPDLSFDRPYLLAMANRGPATNGSQFFITVAPTPHLNRRHTIFGEVKDAESQKVVDAIATTKTSFGDRPVEPVVIESVTLA, encoded by the coding sequence GTGAGCACTGCAACCCTGCACACCAACCGCGGCGACATCGTCATCGAGCTCTTCGCCGACCACGCGCCGAAGACGGTCGAGAACTTCGTCGGCCTCGCAGGCGGCACCAAGGAGTTCCGCGACCCGGTCACCGGCGAGCAGACCACCGCGAACTTCTACGACGGGGTCCCGTTCCACCGCGTCATCGACGGCTTCATGATCCAGGGCGGCGACCGTCGCGGCGACGGCACCGGCGAGCCCGGCTACACGTTCGCGGACGAGTTCCACCCGGACCTGTCGTTCGACCGCCCCTACCTGCTCGCCATGGCCAACCGCGGCCCGGCGACCAACGGTTCGCAGTTCTTCATCACCGTCGCGCCGACGCCGCACCTGAACCGCCGCCACACCATCTTCGGTGAGGTCAAGGACGCCGAGAGCCAGAAGGTCGTCGACGCGATCGCCACCACCAAGACGAGCTTCGGTGACCGTCCGGTCGAGCCCGTCGTGATCGAGTCGGTCACGCTGGCCTGA